In a genomic window of Halodesulfovibrio sp.:
- a CDS encoding tRNA (adenine-N1)-methyltransferase produces the protein MIKQGELVLLVGPRGKRVMRRVEPGNDIHGNDGILKMEDIMAAGYGSVVLTHKEKPYRVQRPSLHDLVKGVKRQTQVIYPKDIGYICMKLGVGNGSKVIEAGSGSGSLTLAMSWFAGEKGEIHTHEAREEFMKLARRNLDWAGVGQNVTLYNHNIENGFLVDDADALFLDVRDPWEYVKFIPGAIKSGAMVGFLVPTVDQVSSLLTELEKGPFDEVEVSELLVRNWKPVPDRLRPNDRMVAHTGFLIFARHQEGLEALEGHKYVGTRERKQEAARKERLAAAKEESAE, from the coding sequence ATGATTAAGCAAGGCGAACTGGTTCTGCTTGTCGGCCCGCGCGGAAAACGCGTTATGCGCCGTGTAGAACCTGGCAACGATATACATGGCAATGATGGCATTCTTAAAATGGAAGACATCATGGCTGCCGGTTATGGCAGCGTGGTATTAACACATAAAGAAAAGCCATACCGCGTGCAACGCCCTTCGTTGCACGATCTTGTGAAAGGCGTCAAGCGTCAGACACAGGTTATCTATCCAAAAGATATTGGCTACATCTGCATGAAGCTTGGTGTGGGTAACGGTTCTAAAGTTATTGAAGCCGGTTCCGGCTCCGGTAGCCTTACTCTCGCAATGAGTTGGTTTGCAGGTGAAAAGGGCGAAATTCATACTCACGAAGCCCGCGAAGAATTTATGAAGCTTGCTCGTCGTAACCTCGACTGGGCAGGTGTCGGTCAAAACGTAACCCTCTACAACCACAACATCGAAAACGGCTTTCTTGTTGATGATGCCGATGCTCTGTTCCTCGATGTTCGTGACCCTTGGGAATATGTAAAATTTATTCCGGGTGCGATTAAGTCCGGCGCAATGGTTGGTTTCCTTGTTCCTACAGTGGATCAGGTTTCCAGCCTTCTTACAGAATTAGAAAAAGGTCCATTTGACGAAGTTGAAGTTTCTGAACTCCTCGTTCGTAACTGGAAACCAGTACCGGATCGCCTGCGTCCAAATGATCGCATGGTTGCACACACCGGTTTTCTTATTTTTGCACGTCATCAGGAAGGTCTTGAAGCTCTTGAGGGACACAAGTATGTGGGAACCCGTGAGCGCAAGCAGGAAGCGGCTCGTAAAGAACGTCTTGCTGCTGCAAAAGAAGAATCCGCAGAATAA
- a CDS encoding radical SAM protein, whose translation MKFTYIFGPVFSGRLGHSLGLDLLGERICSMDCLYCEVGKTDELTLDRKPYVPADYLLNELRQWRDAHSDNLPDYVTLGGSGEPCLNSELDTIIKGCKQILPSVPVAVLTNSTLICDPDVQNALLEADAVLPSLDSLVDKEFAKLNRPCGGVSAAAIADCLIQFSKKYSGKIFLEILLSQGINDSQENLTLLKEYVTQLQPHRVDVTTLSRPGAFSLAKAVDSNVRKVWQDALAECITRFDANGSTSHQHIAKENTQAAAEAQPATDNPPDLHDQDRLAAKQRVLESLTRRPQTPSQLAIALTLPLSIVIGVLDILENEGTIYKSEPDRTATLNTDEPFYSCQ comes from the coding sequence ATGAAGTTTACATATATTTTTGGTCCGGTTTTTTCCGGAAGACTTGGTCACTCTCTTGGTCTTGATCTTCTTGGAGAAAGAATCTGCTCAATGGATTGCCTTTACTGCGAAGTGGGCAAAACTGATGAGTTGACTCTTGACCGGAAGCCGTATGTCCCGGCTGACTACCTGCTGAACGAGTTACGCCAATGGCGCGACGCACACAGCGACAATTTACCCGATTATGTTACTCTGGGAGGCTCCGGAGAACCGTGTCTTAACAGTGAACTGGACACGATAATAAAAGGCTGCAAACAGATTCTTCCATCTGTCCCTGTAGCAGTTCTCACGAACAGTACACTCATATGTGATCCCGATGTGCAAAATGCACTGTTGGAAGCAGATGCTGTGCTTCCTTCACTGGACTCACTTGTAGATAAAGAATTTGCGAAATTGAATCGCCCCTGCGGGGGGGTTAGCGCCGCAGCAATTGCGGACTGTCTTATACAGTTCAGCAAAAAATACAGCGGCAAAATTTTTCTAGAAATATTACTGTCGCAGGGCATAAATGACTCACAAGAAAATTTAACCCTGCTCAAGGAGTATGTAACTCAGTTACAGCCTCATCGTGTTGACGTAACTACGTTATCAAGACCCGGTGCTTTTTCTTTAGCAAAAGCTGTTGATTCTAACGTACGAAAAGTATGGCAAGATGCACTTGCTGAGTGCATTACTAGATTTGATGCCAACGGCTCGACTAGCCACCAACATATTGCCAAAGAAAACACACAGGCAGCAGCTGAAGCACAGCCTGCCACAGATAACCCACCGGACTTGCATGACCAAGACCGGTTAGCTGCAAAGCAACGTGTTCTGGAATCGCTCACACGCAGACCCCAGACACCGTCACAGCTCGCGATAGCTCTCACCCTTCCTCTATCCATTGTCATAGGCGTTTTAGACATACTGGAGAATGAAGGGACAATTTATAAGTCAGAGCCGGATCGCACAGCTACACTCAACACAGATGAGCCGTTTTACTCCTGCCAGTAG